In the Carassius gibelio isolate Cgi1373 ecotype wild population from Czech Republic chromosome A2, carGib1.2-hapl.c, whole genome shotgun sequence genome, one interval contains:
- the LOC127934064 gene encoding activin receptor type-1, which translates to MGHCSTRIIVLFLLQFLQTSAKDVSIDCMCVGSDCNEQQCTGDQCYTSVIISNDVTTFKRGCLIGSESKRMTCSATASASHVVECCSQHMCNANVSKETLLRLLLTSPEGEAAVHYREEMLVFFVLGPFVVLGLLSVLALLVCRRLHHGRLERLHEFDTEQGAIDGLISSNVGDSTLADLMDHSCTSGSGSGLPFLVQRTVARQISLVECVGKGRYGEVWRGQWQGENVAVKIFSSRDEKSWFRETEIYNTVLLRHENILGFMASDMTSRNSSTQLWLITHYHENGSLYDYLQRVAVEMADGLHMAASVASGLVHLHTEIFGTEGKPAIAHRDLKSKNILVKKDLQCCIADLGLAVTHTQSDNQLDVGNNPKVGTKRYMAPEVLDETIQTDCFDAYKRVDIWAFGLVLWEIARRTISNGIVEEYKPPFYDLVPNDPSFDEMRKVVCVEQQRPFIPNRWFSDPTLSALVKLMKECWYQNPSARLTALRIKKTLDKIHSSLEKGKTDC; encoded by the exons ATGGGGCATTGCAGTACCCGAATCATCGTCCTATTCCTGCTTCAATTCTTACAGACATCAGCTAAAG ATGTCTCCATTGACTGCATGTGTGTCGGCAGTGATTGTAATGAGCAGCAGTGCACTGGAGACCAGTGTTACACCTCTGTTATCATTAGCAACGATGTGACAACGTTTAAACGTGGCTGTCTTATCGGGTCGGAGAGCAAGCGCATGACCTGCTCCGCAACAGCCTCTGCTAGTCATGTCGTAGAATGCTGCTCCCAGCACATGTGCAACGCCAACGTCTCCAAAGAGACCCTTCTTCGACTTCTGCTGACAA GTCCAGAAGGAGAGGCAGCTGTGCATTACCGTGAGGAGATGCTGGTTTTCTTTGTGTTGGGGCCGTTTGTGGTTCTGGGATTGCTGTCTGTGCTGGCTTTGCTGGTGTGCCGTAGACTCCATCATGGGCGTCTGGAAAGACTGCATGAGTTCGACACTGAGCAGGGGGCCATTGACGGGCTCATTTCATCTAATGTCGGAGACAGCACACTTGCG GATCTGATGGATCACTCCTGCACATCAGGCAGTGGTTCAGGACTGCCCTTCCTGGTGCAGAGGACGGTAGCACGGCAGATCAGCCTGGTAGAGTGTGTTG GTAAGGGACGGTATGGGGAAGTGTGGAGAGGTCAGTGGCAAGGAGAGAATGTAGCTGTGAAGATCTTCTCCTCCAGAGATGAGAAGTCATGGTTTAGAGAGACAGAAATATACAACACTGTTCTACTGCGACATGAAAATATATTAG GATTCATGGCTTCTGATATGACCTCCCGAAACTCTAGCACTCAGCTGTGGCTCATCACACATTACCACGAAAACGGCTCTCTCTATGACTACCTGCAGCGTGTTGCCGTGGAAATGGCAGATGGGCTGCACATGGCGGCGTCAGTAGCCAGCGGGCTGGTGCACCTGCACACGGAGATCTTTGGCACTGAGGGCAAACCGGCCATCGCTCACAGAGACCTGAAGAGCAAGAACATCCTGGTGAAGAAAGATCTGCAGTGCTGCATCGCTGACCTGG GTCTGGCAGTAACACACACGCAGTCTGACAATCAGCTAGATGTGGGGAATAATCCTAAAGTGGGAACCAAGCGCTACATGGCACCGGAGGTTCTGGATGAGACCATTCAGACGGACTGTTTCGATGCCTATAAGAGGGTGGACATCTGGGCCTTTGGGTTGGTGCTGTGGGAGATCGCTCGCAGGACCATCAGTAACG GAATTGTAGAGGAATACAAGCCGCCTTTCTATGACCTAGTGCCTAATGACCCCAGCTTTGATGAGATGAGGAAAGTGGTTTGTGTGGAGCAACAAAGGCCGTTCATTCCCAACCGCTGGTTTTCAGATCCT ACCCTGTCTGCTCTGGTGAAGCTGATGAAAGAGTGCTGGTACCAGAACCCCTCAGCTCGACTCACTGCCCTGCGCATCAAAAAGACTCTGGATAAGATCCACAGCTCACTGGAGAAGGGCAAAACCGACTGCTGA
- the LOC127934070 gene encoding cytoplasmic 60S subunit biogenesis factor ZNF622, whose protein sequence is MSYTCISCRVQFSDGEVQRAHYKTDWHRYNLKRKVADMPPVTAENFQERVLVQRAAAEQQSQSAEHSYCATCNKKFSTDNAHSNHIQSNKHQQAERKALAAAQETVQRMNEKNLEKGAELDKDAQNEALQKALREQQRHTPSTATEKRITVRPDKPPRLQWFEQQAKKIAAEEGEEEEEEEWEDVDEDMDGDEEEEEEEEEEEEMEEDSTSGAAPVPGTIPVKDCLFCGHHSHSLTRNMTHMSKTHSFFIPDIEYLVDLRGLISYLGEKVGVGKVCLWCNEKGKSFYSTEAVQAYMTDKSHCKLFTDGDAALEFADFYDFRSSYPDAKDGDDVEMKDGELPDDKAVEIDDETLELTLPSGAKIGHRSLMRYYKQRFGVQRALVPAHNQKAVGRVLKQYKALGWAGDFGKLGLQSHSKSKWMLKMGMNNNANKQTHFRAQVMF, encoded by the exons atgtCGTACACGTGCATCAGCTGCCGTGTGCAGTTCTCTGATGGGGAGGTCCAGCGGGCACATTATAAAACCGACTGGCACCGCTACAATCTGAAGAGAAAGGTTGCAGACATGCCTCCGGTAACCGCAGAAAACTTCCAGGAGCGAGTGCTGGTGCAGCGGGCGGCAGCCGAGCAGCAGAGTCAGAGCGCCGAACACAGCTACTGCGCCACCTGCAACAAAAAATTCTCCACTGACAATGCTCACAGCAATCACATCCAATCCAATAAACACCAGCAGGCTGAGAGGAAAGCCCTGGCTGCCGCCCAGGAGACTGTCCAGCGAATGAACGAGAAGAATCTGGAGAAAGGGGCGGAGCTAGATAAAGACGCACAGAACGAAGCGCTTCAGAAAGCACTCCGGGAGCAGCAGAGACACACCCCCTCTACAGCCACAGAGAAGCGGATCACAGTTCGACCAGACAAACCGCCTCGGCTGCAATGGTTCGAGCAGCAGGCCAAGAAGATCGCAGCGGAGGAGggtgaagaagaagaggaggagg AATGGGAGGATGTTGATGAGGATATGGATggtgatgaagaagaagaagaagaagaggaggaggaggaggagatggaggagGACTCCACATCTGGGGCAGCTCCGGTCCCCGGGACAATCCCAGTGAAGGACTGTCTGTTCTGCGGACATCATTCACACTCACTCACCCGAAACATGACACACATGTCCAAAACACACAGCTTCTTCATCCCTGATATTGAGTATCTGGTGGACCTGAGAGGACTTATTTCATACCTAG GAGAGAAGGTTGGGGTTGGTAAGGTGTGCTTATGGTGTAATGAAAAAGGGAAGTCATTCTATTCTACTGAAGCGGTGCAGGCATACATGACCGACAAGAGTCACTGCAAACTTTTCACAGACGGAGACGCCGCACTGGAGTTCGCTGACTTCTACGACTTCAG GAGCAGTTATCCTGATGCTAAAGATGGAGATGATGTGGAGATGAAGGATGGTGAACTGCCTGATGATAAGGCTGTAGAGATTGATGATGAGACGCTGGAGCTCACGTTGCCCTCGG GTGCTAAGATTGGCCATCGCTCCCTGATGAGGTACTATAAGCAGAGGTTTGGTGTTCAGAGGGCGTTGGTTCCAGCTCATAACCAGAAGGCTGTTGGTCGAGTCCTTAAACAGTACAAAGCACTTGGATGGGCAGGAGACTTTGGTAAGTTGGGTTTGCAAAGTCACTCCAAGTCCAAGTGGATGCTGAAGATGGGCATGAacaataacgccaacaaacagaCCCATTTCAGAGCTCAAGTCATGTTCTAA